A portion of the Nitrospirota bacterium genome contains these proteins:
- a CDS encoding PilZ domain-containing protein, with the protein MAATPKSSLANPASTRFVLRPYRRIPIWRVLYYLSGDSVGKGVVTNLSQSGMRIQGEHAVKPGLCLALRLSLAEDGPTIEIELVTVRWVDGYDFGVDFIHISPVSAKHIAAAMNQQIRAHQMPR; encoded by the coding sequence ATGGCCGCTACCCCGAAGTCCAGTCTTGCCAACCCGGCGAGCACTCGATTTGTGCTTCGACCCTATAGGCGCATCCCAATCTGGCGTGTGCTCTACTATCTCAGCGGAGATAGCGTTGGGAAGGGTGTGGTGACCAATCTCTCTCAATCTGGCATGCGGATTCAAGGCGAACATGCGGTGAAGCCAGGTCTTTGTTTGGCGTTACGTCTCTCACTTGCGGAAGATGGCCCGACCATAGAAATTGAACTGGTTACAGTCCGCTGGGTCGATGGATATGATTTCGGTGTAGATTTCATCCATATCAGTCCCGTCTCGGCGAAGCACATCGCCGCTGCCATGAATCAGCAGATTCGTGCCCATCAGATGCCACGCTGA
- the gap gene encoding type I glyceraldehyde-3-phosphate dehydrogenase: MAIRIGINGFGRIGRNVLRASLGDPSLHIVAINDLTDAKTLAYLLKYDSVHGTLQGSVEAKDDQIFVDGKPIKVLAMKDPKDLPWKDLEVDIVIESTGRFTDREGAGKHLAAGAKHVIISAPAKDPDVTIVLGVNDEAYDPKVHHIISNASCTTNCLAPMAKVLLDNFGIKHGVMTTIHSYTNDQQLLDLPHKDLRRGRAAGMSMIPTSTGAAKALHLVLPQLKGKIDGLAIRVPTPNVSLVDLTVETEKDCDLAAVNAAFRKAANGPMKDILHYSEDPIVSIDQKGDPHSATLDAPLTMVIDKRLVKVTAWYDNEWGYSCRVRDLIKVIAAKTTGR; the protein is encoded by the coding sequence ATGGCTATTCGGATCGGGATCAATGGATTTGGGCGGATCGGACGGAACGTCCTGCGGGCATCACTCGGTGATCCCAGCCTACACATTGTCGCAATTAACGACCTCACAGATGCGAAGACGCTCGCCTACCTCTTAAAGTACGACTCGGTCCACGGGACGTTACAGGGAAGCGTCGAGGCCAAAGACGATCAGATTTTCGTCGACGGCAAGCCTATTAAGGTGCTGGCGATGAAGGACCCCAAAGACCTGCCCTGGAAGGATCTGGAAGTCGACATCGTCATTGAATCGACCGGACGTTTTACCGACCGCGAAGGCGCGGGGAAACACCTCGCTGCCGGAGCCAAACACGTCATTATTTCCGCGCCGGCGAAGGACCCAGATGTCACCATCGTCCTGGGCGTCAACGACGAAGCCTACGACCCAAAGGTGCACCACATCATCTCCAACGCCTCCTGCACGACCAACTGTCTGGCTCCCATGGCCAAAGTACTGTTGGATAATTTCGGCATCAAGCATGGCGTGATGACCACGATCCATTCCTATACCAACGACCAGCAATTGCTCGACCTACCCCACAAAGATTTGCGGCGCGGACGCGCAGCCGGCATGTCGATGATCCCAACCAGCACCGGTGCGGCGAAGGCGCTGCATCTTGTCCTGCCGCAACTCAAAGGCAAGATCGACGGCCTGGCCATCCGCGTCCCCACGCCGAACGTCTCGCTGGTTGATTTGACCGTCGAAACCGAAAAAGACTGCGACCTCGCGGCCGTCAATGCTGCCTTCCGGAAAGCGGCGAACGGCCCGATGAAAGATATCCTGCATTATTCTGAAGACCCCATCGTCTCGATCGACCAGAAGGGCGATCCCCATTCGGCCACACTCGATGCCCCGCTCACGATGGTCATCGACAAGCGGCTGGTCAAGGTGACGGCCTGGTACGACAACGAGTGGGGCTATTCATGCCGGGTGCGAGACCTAATCAAAGTCATCGCGGCAAAAACGACAGGGCGCTAA
- a CDS encoding phosphoglycerate kinase codes for MNLRKQTIDDVVLRDKRVIIRADFNVPLDDSHQITDDTRIRSTLPTINRAIDDGAKVILCSHLGRPNGKFDPKYSLAPVAKRLGRLMGKEIVFAPDCIGPAVEALVAKMKSGDVLLLENLRFHQGEETNDDAFSKALASLGDVYINDAFGAAHRAHASTVGITKYIPASAAGFLLKKEIEYLEGAVENPVRPFVAILGGAKVSGKIGVIENLGKRVDKVIIGGGMAFTFLKAKGMEIGNSLVENDMLDFAKGIEEHALSRGVKFYLPVDCVVAASRELGAESKIVPVQEIPKGWYALDIGPASVKLFNEVVQNAKTILWNGPMGVFEIDAYARGTLAMAHTVANAYALTIVGGGETALAVHRAGESENMSFISTGGGAALELLEGKQLPGLTALPDRVA; via the coding sequence ATGAATCTGCGCAAACAAACGATCGACGATGTCGTCCTGCGAGACAAGCGCGTCATCATCCGAGCCGACTTCAATGTCCCGCTGGACGATTCGCACCAAATCACCGACGATACCCGCATCCGCTCGACGCTGCCGACCATCAATCGCGCCATCGACGACGGTGCCAAGGTGATCCTCTGCTCGCACCTGGGTCGGCCGAACGGAAAGTTCGACCCCAAATACAGTCTGGCCCCGGTCGCTAAACGCCTGGGACGGCTCATGGGCAAAGAAATTGTATTCGCACCGGACTGCATCGGCCCGGCAGTGGAAGCGCTGGTTGCCAAGATGAAGTCGGGAGACGTCCTGCTCCTTGAGAACCTCCGATTCCATCAGGGTGAAGAAACAAACGACGATGCCTTTTCGAAAGCACTGGCATCCCTCGGCGACGTCTATATCAACGACGCATTCGGCGCCGCGCACCGGGCCCATGCCTCCACGGTCGGCATCACCAAATATATTCCTGCGTCGGCTGCGGGCTTCCTCCTCAAGAAGGAAATTGAATATCTTGAGGGAGCAGTCGAAAACCCCGTTCGGCCTTTTGTCGCCATACTCGGCGGCGCGAAGGTCTCGGGAAAGATCGGCGTCATCGAAAATCTCGGCAAACGCGTCGACAAAGTCATCATCGGCGGCGGCATGGCCTTTACCTTCCTTAAGGCGAAGGGAATGGAGATCGGCAACTCCCTCGTCGAAAACGACATGTTGGACTTTGCGAAAGGCATCGAGGAACATGCCCTCTCACGCGGCGTGAAGTTCTATCTGCCGGTCGATTGTGTCGTCGCGGCCAGCCGCGAGCTTGGAGCGGAATCGAAAATCGTTCCGGTCCAGGAGATTCCGAAGGGGTGGTACGCCCTCGACATTGGCCCAGCCTCCGTCAAACTCTTCAACGAAGTCGTCCAAAACGCGAAGACCATTTTGTGGAACGGACCGATGGGCGTCTTTGAAATCGATGCCTACGCGCGCGGGACCCTCGCCATGGCTCACACGGTTGCCAATGCCTACGCGCTCACGATCGTCGGCGGCGGCGAAACGGCGCTGGCCGTCCATCGAGCCGGCGAATCGGAGAATATGTCGTTTATCTCGACCGGCGGCGGCGCCGCATTGGAATTGCTCGAAGGCAAACAACTCCCGGGCTTAACCGCCCTCCCGGATCGAGTCGCCTAA
- the obgE gene encoding GTPase ObgE → MFVDEVRIRITAGRGGDGSCSFRREKFVPRGGPDGGDGGNGGNVVFEASPRMTTLLDLRYQKHYEAEVGRQGGAANCSGRCGEDVVVLLPVGTVIFNDETNEVMADLVAPGQRFVAAHGGHGGRGNNHFATPTNRTPTEFETGTEGEIRSLRLELKLLADVGLVGFPNAGKSTLISVISAARPKIADYPFTTLVPNLGIVRWGEKGSFAVADIPGIIEGAHEGKGLGLRFLRHIERTSFLLYLVDVSEWAPEAPVKSFEIMRQELAAYDEPITARPFAVVATKIDVLGDGTGLRDLQKYCKRHRYPCLPISAATREGLTELVNYVGQQVTQLRATPCEISS, encoded by the coding sequence ATGTTTGTCGATGAAGTCCGTATTCGTATCACAGCCGGCCGAGGCGGCGACGGCTCATGCAGTTTTCGGCGCGAAAAGTTTGTGCCGCGCGGCGGCCCTGACGGCGGCGATGGCGGCAACGGCGGCAACGTCGTGTTCGAAGCGTCGCCTCGCATGACCACGCTCCTCGACCTCCGATACCAAAAACACTACGAAGCGGAAGTCGGTCGCCAGGGAGGCGCCGCCAATTGCTCAGGAAGATGCGGAGAAGATGTGGTGGTACTCCTTCCCGTTGGCACCGTCATCTTCAACGATGAAACCAACGAGGTCATGGCCGACCTGGTCGCCCCCGGACAGCGGTTTGTGGCAGCACATGGGGGCCACGGCGGACGAGGCAACAACCATTTCGCAACCCCGACGAACCGCACGCCCACAGAGTTTGAAACCGGCACTGAAGGCGAAATACGATCCCTCAGACTTGAGCTCAAACTGTTGGCCGACGTCGGACTGGTCGGTTTTCCTAATGCCGGGAAATCGACGCTTATCTCCGTCATCTCGGCAGCACGACCCAAGATTGCCGACTATCCCTTCACCACGCTGGTGCCGAATTTGGGCATCGTGCGCTGGGGAGAAAAGGGCAGCTTCGCCGTCGCAGACATTCCCGGAATCATTGAAGGCGCCCACGAGGGCAAGGGCCTGGGACTCCGATTTCTCCGGCATATCGAACGCACGTCGTTTTTGCTCTATTTGGTCGATGTGTCGGAATGGGCTCCCGAGGCACCGGTCAAGAGCTTCGAAATCATGCGTCAAGAACTGGCCGCCTACGACGAGCCGATCACCGCACGCCCCTTCGCAGTCGTCGCCACAAAAATCGACGTACTCGGAGACGGCACAGGACTGCGTGACTTACAAAAGTATTGCAAGCGCCATCGCTACCCGTGCCTTCCGATCTCTGCCGCCACAAGAGAAGGGCTCACGGAACTCGTCAACTATGTGGGGCAACAGGTTACGCAGCTTCGAGCCACGCCATGCGAGATCAGCTCCTAA
- the rsfS gene encoding ribosome silencing factor, which produces MAKAMFDKKATDVLVLQVAPLTSVADYLVIGSADSDRQASAIADHINGILTLAGSRARSIEGARNSQWVLMDYGDVIAHIFRQDVRGHYALERLWADAKRIPVSDEPPVVQPVAAPEPVKKPKKVPAKKASAKKASTKRPPAKKAPAKKAPAKKKA; this is translated from the coding sequence ATTGCCAAGGCCATGTTCGACAAAAAGGCCACCGACGTCCTCGTCCTCCAGGTCGCGCCTCTGACCTCCGTTGCCGACTATCTCGTCATCGGCTCTGCAGATTCGGATCGCCAAGCGAGTGCCATCGCCGATCATATCAACGGCATCCTCACTCTCGCCGGTTCCAGAGCACGCAGCATCGAAGGCGCGAGAAACTCACAATGGGTCCTGATGGATTACGGCGACGTCATTGCCCATATCTTCCGGCAGGACGTCCGGGGGCATTACGCCCTCGAACGGCTATGGGCCGATGCAAAACGCATCCCCGTATCGGACGAACCGCCGGTTGTACAACCGGTTGCCGCCCCGGAACCCGTGAAGAAGCCGAAAAAAGTACCGGCGAAAAAGGCATCGGCAAAGAAAGCCTCGACGAAGAGACCACCAGCGAAAAAAGCACCGGCAAAAAAGGCTCCTGCGAAAAAAAAGGCCTAG
- the rpmA gene encoding 50S ribosomal protein L27, with protein MATNKGGGSTRNGRDSNPQYLGVKAYGGETVKAGSILIRQRGTKFFPGFNVGLGKDHTLFALITGIVKFERGRGRKKISVYSDSIPVIS; from the coding sequence ATGGCAACAAATAAAGGCGGCGGATCAACTAGAAACGGGCGCGACAGCAATCCGCAATATCTCGGGGTCAAAGCCTACGGTGGAGAGACCGTGAAAGCCGGATCGATCCTGATCCGTCAGCGAGGAACGAAGTTCTTCCCCGGCTTCAACGTGGGCCTCGGTAAAGACCATACCCTCTTCGCCCTTATCACGGGGATTGTAAAGTTCGAGCGCGGCCGTGGACGGAAGAAGATCAGTGTCTATTCCGACTCCATACCTGTGATTTCCTAG
- the proB gene encoding glutamate 5-kinase, translating into MRDQLLKQATRIVIKIGSSLIASRETGLRPEQIDRLADEIAILRSSGREVLIVSSGAIVSGIKKLGLTEYPKSLPVKQAAAAVGQSRLMWAYEKSFERLDVKVAQILLTHHDLADRRRFLNARHTLNALIGFGVIPIINENDTVAVDEIRVGDNDTLAAEVAHLVDAELLIILSDISGLFTEDPRKNPSATLIPLIQDITKDIEQRAGASSSFEGTGGMATKVRAAKKVSEYGVATLILNGQEAGLLPHVLAGGPGGSLFLAKERRFTSRKHWIAFTLRPRGTLTLDPGAVEALARRGKSLLASGIVNASGPFEAGDAVSCLDQDGKEFAKGLVNFSSDMIVKIKGLKTTEIQQQLGPQEYEEVIHRDNLVLLDQR; encoded by the coding sequence ATGCGAGATCAGCTCCTAAAACAGGCCACCCGCATCGTCATCAAAATCGGGAGCAGTCTCATCGCGTCCCGAGAGACTGGGCTGCGCCCGGAACAGATCGATCGGCTTGCAGATGAAATCGCAATACTCCGATCGAGTGGCCGTGAAGTCCTGATTGTCTCCTCCGGCGCGATTGTCTCCGGCATCAAGAAGTTAGGCCTGACGGAATACCCCAAAAGTCTCCCCGTGAAACAGGCAGCCGCTGCGGTCGGCCAGAGCCGGCTCATGTGGGCCTACGAAAAATCGTTTGAACGGCTTGACGTCAAGGTCGCGCAGATCCTCCTGACGCACCACGACCTCGCCGATCGCCGGCGATTTCTCAACGCCCGCCACACCTTGAATGCACTGATCGGGTTCGGGGTCATCCCCATCATCAACGAAAACGATACGGTTGCCGTAGACGAAATCCGCGTGGGAGACAACGATACCCTGGCCGCCGAGGTCGCCCATCTGGTCGACGCGGAACTGCTAATCATCCTGTCCGATATCTCAGGCCTGTTTACCGAGGACCCACGCAAAAACCCGTCCGCCACGCTGATTCCATTGATTCAGGACATTACCAAAGATATTGAACAGCGGGCAGGGGCTTCCAGCTCATTCGAGGGGACCGGGGGCATGGCGACGAAGGTTCGGGCTGCCAAGAAGGTCAGTGAGTATGGTGTGGCCACGTTGATCTTGAATGGGCAAGAGGCTGGCCTCCTTCCTCACGTATTGGCCGGCGGCCCCGGCGGGAGCCTCTTCCTTGCGAAAGAACGTCGCTTCACCAGCCGCAAACATTGGATCGCCTTTACGCTCCGACCGCGGGGAACCTTGACGCTCGACCCAGGAGCCGTTGAAGCGCTGGCCCGGCGAGGCAAGAGCCTCCTGGCTTCCGGTATCGTCAATGCCAGCGGTCCATTCGAAGCGGGCGATGCCGTCAGCTGTCTCGATCAGGACGGCAAAGAATTCGCGAAGGGGCTGGTGAACTTCTCGTCCGATATGATCGTCAAGATCAAAGGGCTCAAAACCACCGAGATTCAGCAACAACTCGGTCCTCAAGAATATGAAGAAGTCATCCATCGGGATAACTTGGTCCTCTTGGACCAACGATAG
- a CDS encoding branched-chain amino acid transaminase has protein sequence MLETQGKIWMDGSFVNWADANVHVMTHSLHYGLAAFEGIRCYKGKSGSAIFRLQEHVDRLFDSAHIGMMQLPFDRKQVAEAIVETVRINKLDACYIRPLVYIGHGAMGVYPGDNPIKLAIAAWTWGAYLGDDALANGMRARVSSFTRHHVNVSMTRGKISGYYVNSILAKREAKADGYDEAILLDTEGYVSEGTGENIFIVRKGRIKTTPLTSILDGITRSSVIDLAREKGIPVAEERFTRDDMYIADEVFVTGTAAELTPVREIDNRRIGTGKPGPITQALQKTFFSIVRGEDPSREAWLTRI, from the coding sequence ATGCTTGAGACTCAAGGAAAAATTTGGATGGACGGGTCGTTCGTCAATTGGGCGGACGCCAATGTCCATGTCATGACCCATTCACTCCATTATGGGCTGGCTGCGTTCGAGGGCATTCGCTGTTACAAGGGTAAATCCGGCTCTGCGATTTTCCGGTTACAAGAACATGTGGATCGGCTGTTTGACTCCGCCCATATCGGGATGATGCAGTTGCCGTTCGACCGGAAGCAGGTTGCAGAGGCCATCGTGGAGACGGTCAGGATCAATAAGCTGGATGCCTGCTACATCCGCCCGCTCGTCTACATCGGGCATGGCGCGATGGGGGTCTATCCCGGTGACAATCCAATCAAGCTCGCGATTGCAGCCTGGACCTGGGGCGCCTATCTCGGCGACGACGCCTTGGCCAACGGGATGCGAGCCCGCGTGTCCTCGTTTACTCGGCATCACGTCAACGTCTCGATGACGAGAGGGAAGATTTCTGGTTATTACGTGAATTCGATTCTCGCGAAGCGAGAAGCCAAAGCCGACGGCTACGATGAAGCCATTCTTCTCGATACTGAGGGGTATGTATCCGAAGGAACGGGGGAGAACATCTTCATCGTGCGGAAAGGGCGGATTAAGACCACGCCGCTGACCTCGATCCTCGACGGCATCACCAGAAGTTCCGTCATCGACTTGGCGCGCGAGAAGGGGATCCCAGTGGCCGAGGAGCGCTTTACGCGCGATGACATGTATATCGCCGATGAAGTATTCGTGACCGGGACCGCTGCCGAGCTCACCCCGGTGAGGGAAATCGATAATCGCCGGATTGGAACAGGCAAGCCTGGGCCGATTACGCAAGCCCTGCAGAAGACCTTCTTTTCCATCGTGCGCGGGGAAGATCCTTCCCGCGAGGCCTGGCTCACCCGCATCTAG
- the tpiA gene encoding triose-phosphate isomerase, producing MRKPLIVGNWKMNKTASEAAAFIRDLLTRLPAASSSADVVLAPPFTSLESARKALGPSSWISLGAQNVHWETQGAFTGEISAPMLRDLGCRYVIVGHSERRALFGERDEMIQKKVRAALTQGLSPVLCVGESLAEREAGQTESVVTTQLTGSLAGFTAQDLATVTIAYEPVWAIGTGRAATTEQAVAVHRSIRTFVAASWGEATASTIRILYGGSVTPHNIASLLASDAIDGALVGGACLNPDSFATIVGIAQTQRA from the coding sequence GTGCGCAAACCCCTCATCGTCGGCAACTGGAAGATGAACAAGACGGCCTCTGAGGCCGCCGCCTTCATTCGCGACCTCCTGACGCGACTGCCTGCGGCATCCTCCAGCGCTGACGTGGTCCTTGCGCCACCCTTTACCTCCCTCGAATCGGCCCGCAAGGCCTTAGGCCCCTCCTCATGGATTAGCCTCGGCGCGCAAAATGTTCATTGGGAGACGCAGGGAGCCTTTACGGGAGAAATCTCCGCTCCGATGTTGCGCGATCTTGGTTGCCGCTATGTGATCGTAGGCCATTCTGAACGCCGCGCGTTGTTCGGCGAACGAGATGAGATGATTCAGAAGAAAGTCCGGGCGGCGCTCACGCAGGGCCTGTCACCGGTCCTCTGTGTGGGAGAGTCGCTGGCTGAACGAGAGGCAGGCCAAACAGAGTCGGTTGTCACGACTCAGCTCACCGGTAGCCTGGCTGGATTCACCGCGCAGGATCTTGCAACCGTCACCATCGCCTACGAACCGGTCTGGGCCATCGGCACAGGACGAGCGGCCACCACGGAACAAGCCGTGGCCGTACACCGCTCGATCCGCACGTTCGTGGCGGCCAGCTGGGGAGAAGCCACGGCATCGACCATCCGAATCCTGTATGGTGGAAGCGTCACGCCTCACAATATTGCGTCGCTCCTTGCTTCGGATGCGATCGACGGAGCATTAGTCGGCGGGGCTTGTCTCAACCCCGACTCCTTTGCTACAATCGTCGGCATTGCTCAGACACAGCGGGCCTAA
- the rplU gene encoding 50S ribosomal protein L21, giving the protein MYAIIETGGKQYRVETGSLVQVESLPGEIGGTINLDQVRLVHGEKGMEVGQPLVKGATVKAEIIAQDRTRSITIFKKQRRKNYRRTRGHRQGFTKLRITGIETA; this is encoded by the coding sequence ATGTACGCAATCATTGAGACAGGCGGCAAGCAATATCGCGTTGAAACTGGATCGTTGGTCCAGGTGGAGTCCCTTCCCGGCGAGATCGGGGGAACGATCAACCTCGACCAGGTTCGACTGGTTCACGGCGAAAAGGGCATGGAAGTCGGACAACCGTTGGTCAAAGGGGCCACCGTCAAAGCCGAAATCATTGCCCAGGATCGCACGCGTTCCATCACCATTTTCAAGAAACAACGGCGCAAGAACTATCGGCGGACCCGTGGCCATCGCCAGGGCTTCACCAAGCTGCGCATTACCGGTATCGAAACAGCCTAA
- a CDS encoding tetratricopeptide repeat protein, translating into MLRLLTTIFLICVGIFLYSYFRELNPGTVAVHTSPSIQFELSPVTLVVFSMAVGAVLVALAVGMRQTAHAIGNWRSTRLLRRREKIDALHREGTHAFMSKRIVEAIGLFEKALSMDPNRVDSLLWLGNIYRAESNYAEAIRLHQRANRVDDRNIEILLELAKDLEGAKRYEDALQALHKMLRIEPDNLTALIRERDLLIRLEKWSEALEIQHRLLKANLPEPERKAEAHLLTGCTYEVGRQLLERGHPDKARRYFRGAIKKDRTFLPAYIGIGEILIREGKTKDAVEILKKVYARTRNIIILHRLEELFLEQGEPSEIIRVYQEALQQDPNNAALQFYLGKLYYRLEMADEAFDILSTVEGIQDQLVDYHKIMANLFLRKQHMEQAVVELKKALHFKKRVVVPYVCTACQQESTEWSGRCHRCGTWNTFVALPWPNAGQTVQGQANSPSPASLVPYQGIASPYETV; encoded by the coding sequence ATGCTCCGACTGCTTACCACTATCTTCCTCATCTGCGTCGGGATCTTCCTCTACAGCTATTTTCGCGAGTTGAACCCAGGCACGGTCGCAGTCCACACCAGCCCCTCCATCCAATTTGAACTCAGTCCGGTCACACTCGTCGTCTTTTCCATGGCCGTCGGCGCCGTACTCGTCGCCCTGGCTGTCGGCATGCGGCAAACCGCCCACGCCATCGGCAACTGGCGCAGCACGCGACTGTTGCGCCGCAGAGAAAAGATCGATGCGCTCCATCGTGAAGGCACCCATGCCTTCATGTCCAAACGCATCGTCGAAGCGATCGGCCTATTCGAGAAGGCCCTGTCCATGGATCCGAATCGGGTCGATTCGCTCCTCTGGCTAGGTAACATTTATCGCGCCGAGAGCAACTACGCAGAGGCCATCCGCCTGCATCAACGGGCGAATCGCGTCGACGATCGTAACATCGAAATCCTGCTGGAGCTCGCAAAAGACCTGGAAGGCGCCAAGCGTTACGAGGACGCCCTACAGGCCCTGCACAAAATGCTCAGGATCGAACCGGACAATCTCACCGCGCTCATTCGCGAACGCGACCTCTTGATCCGGCTTGAAAAATGGAGCGAAGCACTTGAAATCCAACATCGCCTGCTGAAAGCCAACCTGCCTGAGCCGGAACGCAAAGCCGAGGCCCATCTCCTCACCGGCTGCACCTACGAAGTCGGGCGCCAACTGCTGGAACGTGGCCACCCCGATAAGGCACGGCGCTATTTCCGTGGTGCGATCAAGAAAGACCGGACCTTCCTGCCTGCCTACATCGGCATTGGAGAAATCCTGATTCGGGAAGGCAAAACGAAAGACGCGGTGGAGATCCTCAAGAAGGTCTATGCCAGGACCCGCAACATCATCATTCTGCACCGCCTCGAAGAGCTGTTTCTCGAACAGGGTGAACCCAGCGAAATTATCCGAGTCTATCAGGAAGCCCTCCAGCAGGACCCGAACAATGCGGCCCTCCAGTTTTATTTGGGCAAGCTCTATTACCGGCTCGAAATGGCCGACGAAGCCTTCGACATCCTCTCAACCGTCGAAGGGATACAGGACCAATTGGTCGATTACCATAAGATCATGGCCAATCTCTTTCTGCGCAAGCAACATATGGAGCAGGCAGTCGTCGAGCTCAAGAAAGCGCTGCATTTCAAGAAGCGCGTGGTCGTGCCCTACGTCTGTACCGCCTGCCAACAAGAATCGACCGAATGGTCGGGACGCTGCCACCGCTGCGGCACGTGGAATACGTTCGTGGCACTGCCCTGGCCGAATGCCGGCCAAACGGTCCAAGGCCAAGCCAACAGCCCCTCTCCAGCCTCCCTCGTGCCCTATCAAGGCATTGCTTCTCCCTACGAAACCGTGTAG
- the secG gene encoding preprotein translocase subunit SecG → MYTFLIVIHVMICFLMIGAILLQSGKGAEIGASFGGSSQTVFGSRGPANFLSKFTVVVAAIFMLTSLSLAIMARERTFSSTVIDLKKKETSQTAPETPTTTPAAPAAETHAPGDAAPAH, encoded by the coding sequence ATGTATACTTTCCTTATCGTCATTCACGTCATGATCTGCTTTCTGATGATCGGCGCCATCCTCTTACAGTCTGGTAAGGGCGCTGAGATCGGCGCATCGTTCGGAGGCTCCAGTCAGACCGTGTTCGGGAGCCGTGGTCCGGCCAACTTCTTGAGCAAATTCACGGTCGTCGTCGCAGCCATCTTCATGCTCACCTCGTTGAGCCTCGCCATCATGGCAAGAGAACGAACGTTTTCCTCCACGGTAATCGACCTCAAAAAGAAAGAGACCTCTCAGACCGCTCCAGAAACTCCGACGACAACGCCTGCAGCCCCAGCCGCCGAGACTCACGCCCCTGGCGACGCAGCCCCCGCTCATTAA
- the nadD gene encoding nicotinate-nucleotide adenylyltransferase yields MKLGLLGGSFNPVHNGHLAIARQAREALGLDRVLFIPTSQPPHKPSGSLAPAQDRYEMVRLAMASDPTLAISDIEIRRPGKSYSIDTIRLLQQEYGTQTQLFFLIGLDAFLDFPTWRDPQTLLELCQFVVLSRPGLSFRSLSTVRLIPPIPIPSLLDLDAGRITRIEAPLGAQGLTCLKLPPCPISASDIRTRIRQGLPVVNLLPPSVESYILHHHLYQEDRDRTNS; encoded by the coding sequence ATGAAACTCGGTCTCCTCGGCGGCAGTTTCAACCCCGTGCATAACGGTCACTTGGCCATTGCGCGCCAAGCGCGCGAAGCCCTCGGACTCGACCGAGTGCTCTTCATTCCCACGAGTCAACCGCCCCATAAGCCGAGCGGAAGCCTGGCTCCGGCCCAAGACCGTTATGAAATGGTCCGCCTGGCGATGGCTTCTGACCCCACGCTCGCCATCTCGGATATCGAAATCCGTCGACCCGGCAAGTCCTACTCCATCGATACGATTCGCCTGCTGCAGCAAGAATATGGTACACAGACTCAGCTTTTCTTCCTGATCGGGCTCGATGCCTTTCTGGATTTTCCCACCTGGCGAGACCCTCAGACATTGCTGGAACTCTGCCAATTCGTCGTGCTCTCCAGGCCAGGCTTATCGTTTCGGTCACTATCCACGGTCCGCCTGATTCCGCCGATTCCAATCCCTTCTCTGTTAGACCTGGATGCAGGGCGGATTACCAGAATCGAGGCACCGCTAGGGGCGCAAGGCCTGACCTGCCTGAAGCTACCGCCCTGTCCGATCTCTGCATCGGACATTCGTACAAGAATTCGCCAAGGGCTGCCGGTGGTAAATCTGTTGCCGCCCTCCGTAGAATCTTATATACTCCACCATCATCTATACCAAGAGGACCGCGATCGTACCAACAGCTAG